The following nucleotide sequence is from Armatimonadota bacterium.
TGGGCCCCACCTCCACGCGGGCCTCGGCGACGGTGTAGCCGCCCACCACCCGGTCCACCACTGTGGTCAGCGTGGCCCGCAGCTGCGTCAGGCCCGGACGGAGCTGGTCCACCGGGCGGCCGACCAGCAACCGCTGCGCCACCGTCTCCACGGTGCTCTGCAGGCGGGCCTGAACCACGGGGGGGACGCCGCCGTCCACGGCCAGGTGCACTTCCACCGCCTCGACCACCGCGCCGCTGGCTGCGGCCCACGGGACCAGCAGCAGGAGCAGGGCCAGGCTGCAGACCGCTCGCCCGGCCGCGGCTAGAACGGGTGTCCCAGGTTGAGCCACGTCTGGGTCCCGGCGGGGCCAAAGGCGAAGTCCAGGCGGAGCACGCCCAGGGGAGACCTGAAGGCCACGCCCACGCCGTAGTTGGCCACGAAACCGGGGGTGCTGAGCGCCGTCCCCCACGCCGCCCCGCCGTCGACGAAAACGATGCCGGTGAAGTCCTTGAAGAAGGGAGCGATGCCGCCAAGCGGCGCGCGGTACTCGACGTTGGCCAGCGCCATGGCGGTACCGCGGTACTGGCCACCGCTGAACCCGCGCAGCGTGGTGGGGCCGCCCAGGGCGAACAGCTCCTGCCCGGGGATGGCGCCGCTGCCCAGCCCGGCGCCGACCCGCCCCGCGATCAGGGATTCCCCGCCCAGGGGGATGTACTGGACGTACTCGGCAAAATACTTCTGGAAGTTGAACTCACTGCCCAGCGGCGGCAGGGCGAACTCCAGGGAGAGCATCTGCCGGCTGCCTCGGGTGGGGTTGATGCGGCTGTCCCGCAGGTCCCTGCTCCCGCTTACCGTCACCGACACTGTCCGCCCCGGGGAGAAGAAGGCGGGCGGAGCGCAGGGGTCGGGCGGGCAGGTCCCGCTGGGGTCGATGGGCAAGGGGGTGATGGCGGCGCGCTCCGAGCGCAGCCGCAGGCTCACGGTGGTGTGGGCGTCCATCGGCCGCATCACCTCAGCCAGGCTGCCGACCCGCTCCAGGTCGAAGCGGGCCGTCGTCGCCCCCCCGCTGACCTCAGTCTGCGTGGCCACGGTCTGGTAGAGGTTGAGGTCCAGCGAGGTCTGGTGTGGGTCCAGGAACGGCTCGCGGAAGCTCAGGACGAAGGTGAACTTGGCGGCCTGGGTTGCCGTGGGGGAGAAACCCCGCTCCGCCCTCAGGGCGACGGTCTGCGCCCGTCCCCGCCAGTTCCGCTCCCGGTATGCGATCTGCCCCGTCAATCCTTCGGTGGTACTGTAGCCGGCACCGAAGCTGAGCTCGCCGGTGCGGGCCTCTTTCACTTCGATCTCGATGACGGCGGCCTCGGGGGTGGACCCTGGCTGGGGGCGGGCCTGTACCGACTCGAAGAGGCCCGTCTCGAAGAGGCGCTGCAGGTCGGCGTTCATCTGCCGCACGTTGAAGACGTCGCCCCGCTGCAGCCGCACATAGCGCCGGGCCACGGCGGGCCGGGTCTTGGTCAGCCCGCGGAAGACCACATCCTCCACCCGCCCCTCGGCCAGGCGCACGCGGAGCCGGCCGTCGTCCGCGGGGTCCAGCCCGATATCCACCACGCGGGCCAGCACATACCCCCGTTCTTCGTAGAGCTTCTCCACGGCGCGCACCCCGTCGCGGGCGCGCTTCGTGTTCAGCACCTCCCCCATGGGAATGTCCAGGGCCCGGACGATATCCGCCGTGGCGACCACCGTGTTGCCCTGCACCACCACCGCCACCACCCGCGGGTTCTCCACGACCAGGAAGACCACCCGCAGGCCCGCCGGGTCGGTCTCCACGCGGACGGAGACGTCGGCGAACCATCCCAGGTCTGCAATAGCCTGAACGTCCCGCCGCAGCTGCTCGGGGGTGGGTACATCGCCCACCTTGATGGTGACCACCGCCAGGATCTGCGCGGTGGGAATGTACCTGTTGCCCACCACCTCAACGGCCGCCACCCGCGGAGATGGCGTGGGTGAAGGGGCCGGTGTGGGCGATTGCGTCGGCGCCGGTGTGGGTGCAGGGACGGGAGCCGGTGCAGACTCCGGCGCGGGCGAAGGTGGGGGCACGGGCGACGGTGAGGGTACGGGCGACGGTGACGGCGCGGGCGATGGCGCCTGCGCGTGGGAGGTGGAAATGATCCCCGGCGCCGCCAGTAGGAACAGCAGGGCGATCAGGGCACAGGACACATGAAGCGCGCAGCGCCGGCAGAGGAGGACAGGCATCTCGCTGGATACTGCCTACCGGCGCTCCCCGCGAAGCGACCGCTCCGCTGCAATGACCAGATCGATGAGCTCGGCATCGGAGACCAGGGTGGGAGGCGCCGAGGTCAGGGTGGCCGCAGCGGCGGTCCGGGGTGTCGGCGCCGGCCTGGCAGCAGGCCGCATGGAGGGACGCCCAACCCGCTTCACCTGCAGGGGCGACGCGACCCGCGCCTGCGGCACCACGCGCGGAATAGGGGCCGCGACGGCCGGCGGGGCAGCCGTCTCCTCCGGGGTAAGCACCGCCGGCACCAGCGCCAGCATGATGCCCGGCTGCCTGAACCTGACCACAGCGGGCGGGGGAGCCAGCCCGGGAGCCACCTCTACCCGGGTAGCCAGCAGCGACCGGCCGCCCAGGAGCAGGGCCAGCAGGGCAGCGGCGCCCAGCACCGTCATCACCGCCGGGGAGCGAGGAAGCACCTCCTCCCGTGCAGGGAAGGTGCGCTCGCGGGCGTGGTGCACCTCCGCTTCGGCCAGCAGCAAGGTGAGGATGCCGCGGGCGAGCCGCCCGTCCGTCACCTCCTGCCTGGCCCGGGCCAGCCACCGTTCGGCGAAGCCGATGTGGCGCACCAGGTGCTCCTGCGCAGCGTCTCGCTCACTGGCCTGTGATTGCACAGCGCCTCCCTCCTCAACGGTAGCAGGCAGGCGAACCTTCCGATAGTTACTATCCGCAGGCGGCGCCACTCAATCGCATATCGGCTGCAGCACTCCCGCGCGGTCAGGAGGTCTCCGGCCGCGGCGCCGAGGGGTTCAGCGCAGCCCTGACCCGGGCGATAGCCTGCTTCTGCAGCCGGTAGAAGTGGGAGAGGCTGATACGCAGCGCACCGGCCACCTGTCGTGGGTCCTGGCGGGTGAGGAACGCCCGCAGGATGGCCCGCTCCCGCCCCGGGAGGTCGGCCACGACCGCCCGGATCTGCTCGTAGAGGACCCGATCCTCCACCCGCAGCAGGGAGAGCTCCGCCTCCAGGTCGCCCAGCGCACCCCCCGGCACCAGTTCCTCCGCCAGGAGCTGGTCCAGGGAAAGCTCGCCGGTGCGGCGGGCGAAGGCGTTGAGCATGCGGCCGCGAATGCGGTAGGCAGCGAAGGTGCTGAAGCGGACCCCGCGGCCCGGGTCGAAGCGCTCCACCGCCTCGATCAGGCCCACTGTCCCCTCCTGAATCGTGTCCATCAGGAGCGCCTGCGGCGGACGCAGCTGCATGGCCAGCTTGAAAACCAGCGGCTGGTAAGCCTCGATCAGGCGGAGGCGACTGGCCGCATCGCCGCTGCGGTACTGCGCCCACAGCCCTGCCTCCTCATCGGGGCGGAGCAGGTTGACCTTTTGGAGCTCACGCAGATACTCCTCAAACATGGCGCGCCTCTGTGCGCCTGTCCTCTCCCGCTTGGGGCGAATTCGTCCGCCCGGGGCGAAATCCTGCGCCCGGGCCCGCCGGAATCAAAAGCGGAGGGTGTACTGGAGCAGGGCGCCGCTCCGGCCGGCGTTGTCCACGGAGAACGCCAGCATCACGTTGCGCAGGAAGCGCCACTCCAGGGACCAGACGAAACGGGTCTCCTGCTCGAAGATGGTGGTCAGCCGCAGGTAGAGGTCGCGCACCAGCAGCCGGCCCACGCGCAGTTGCAGCGGCCGGGCGAAGTCGTACTGCACGGTGAACTCGCCGAGCCCCAGAGCGCGGGCGATGGCCGCCTCCACCCCGCCGAACAGCGCCCGCCCCAGCTCGGCCCGCAGCAGCGCCTGCACGTCGGCACCTGGCTCTGCCACCGCGCCACCGGCCAGTAGCCCGACGATCTGCTCCCGACTGTGTGGGGGATCCGACCGCAGGACCACCCGGTCGACGATCTCTTCGGGGAAGACCTGCCGCGCTTCCAGGAAGACCTTGGTGGTGCTGCCGTCCGCCAGCAGGAGGTCCGTCTCGGCATCCAGCGAGATCAGGGGGCGCATCCCCAGCTGCGGGAGGAAACGAGCTTCCCCTTCGCGCAGGGTGAAGGTGCGACCGAACACGGTCACCGCTCCCCGTTGCGCCGTCAACCGTCCGGTGACGCTGGGCTGGCGTAGGGTCCCGCCCACGGAGAGCGTATCTCCCGGGGCAAGCTCCACGCGCATCCGCCCCAGGTGCACGGTCAGGTCCTCCCCGCTGGTCAGGCGCAGGTCGCGCAGGCGCAGGTCCGGGCCCCGGGAGGCGGCCTGCCGCCCTGGCGCGGGCAGCAGCCCCAGGGCGTCCAGGTCGCCCCGCTTCACCGTCACCTCCCCGGTCAGCTCGGGCGGGGCCTGCGCACCGGTGAGGGATCCGGTGAGGACGAGGTCGGCATCCACCGCCCCGGTGAAGAACGGCGGCGCCTCGATCCGGGCGTCGCGCGCCCGCACCGCCAGCCGCTCCACCCGGTCCGGTCGGAAGTGGGCGATGGCCACAGACCCCGTGGCCTCCAGCCTCCCCTCGCCCAGGCGGGCAGTGAAGGATGAGAGCGAGAGGCGATCCTGGCTGAAGCTGATCCCGGCCTGCACCGCCTCCAGCGGGGGGTTCAGGCCGCGCAGGCGGATGTGCCCGTCACGCACGGTCATCCCGCCGCTCATTACCGGGCGGCCGGGGGTCCCTGAGAGGAGCACCTGCCCCTCCAGCCTGCCGGTGGACTCCTGCACCGGGGGGAGGAGCAGCGCCAAGATGCTGAGGTCGGCCTGCACCAGGGAGACTTCAAAGCGCATGGGCCGTTCGGCCAGGACCCCGCGCCCCGGGCCAAGAGGGATGACCCCCACCCCCTTGACCCGGTGCCCGTCCTGGCTGAGCAGCGCCTGCTCCACGTGGAGCTGCCCGTCCCGGTAGAAGGCGTTCGCCACCAGCGAGTCGAACCGCAGGCCGTTGACGCTGCCGCGGCGCACGTCCAGGGACAGCCCGACCTCCGGGTCCTGCCAGCGGCCGTTGATCTGCGTGGTGAAGGTGAGCGTGCCGGCCAGCGGCCGCTCCGGGCGCAGCAGCGGCCGGAGCAGCGCCAGGTTCAGGTCGGTGCCCCCGACCTCCAGCTGGCTATCCCCGTGCAGTACCACCTGCCCCCGCGCAGCGAAGATCCCCTCTCCGGAGCGCCCGCGCAGCCTGTCCACCCTGACCACGTCGTTGCGGAAGCTGAGCCCGACGTCCACTTCATCGATGGGCTGGTCGCCCAGCCTACCCCGGGTCAGGCGCGCCTGCAGCGCCGCCGACGGGCGGGCCCGCGTCCCCTGCACCGTGACGATGCCGTCGAGGCGCCCATCCAGCGGGACCGGCGCCCGCAGCCGCCCCAGGGAGAGCAGCGTGGCCAGGCTGCCGCGGGAGACCTCACCGTGCAGGTCAAGCACAGGGGGGCGCAACCCCAGGATCCCGCGGACGGTGTATGTGCCCTCGCCCTGGGAGAGCGTGACGGGCTCGAGGGCCAGCCGGCCAGAGGCCCAGCGCACGACGCCGTCGGCGCGGTCGAACGGCTGCCGGTTCAACACCAGGTCCCGCGCCGAAAACGCGGCCACTACCGCCGGATCAGCGGCGGTGCCCTCGACGCGCCCCTGCAGGTCCAGGTGCCCTGCCATCTGGACCACCTCAGCGGGCAGCGCGGTCAGGTGCTTCAGGTCCAGGTCCCGCACGGCGAAGCTGAGGCTCAGGGCTCCCGTCCGATCCACAGTGCCGCGCGCCGTGAGCACGGAGTCCCCCACGCGGGCGCGTAGCGCCTCCAGGGTCAGCGCTCCACCCTGCCAGCGAAACGTGGCCGCGGCTTCGTCTACCCGCTGCCTCTGGACGCTGCCCTCGAGCAGGGTCACCCGGCCGCTGGCCAGGGGCCGGGTCACCGTTCCTCCGACGGTGAGCCGGCCGGAGAGGCGGCCGGTGAGGTGCAGCGGCACGGCGGCGGAGCGGATCAGGCTGGCTGCGGGGATGCCCTCTGCCTGAACCGTGAGTGCCACGGAAGATGGGTCTTTCCATCGCACCGTTCCCGACACCAGGTAGGTCCCCCTCCCCTCCCGCAGCACCAGGCCGGGCGTGGCCAGGGCGTGACGGGACACCCGCAGCGGCCCCTGTGCGCTGTCGAACTCCAGCGAGGCCAGGGTCCCGGGGCCAGAGAGGACGGTGCCGTTGAACACTGGCTCGGACCGCGTCCCGGTTACCCTCCCGGCAGCCTCCACCGTCGCCTGCAGGCGCGGAGGCGCCCCGATCTGGCGAGCGACCTCCCGCAGGTCCAATCCGGTGGCCGCGGCGTCGACATCCAGTATGCCCCGGCGCGAGACGGAGCCTGCTGCACGCAGCACCGTCTTGCCGCGGCCGGCGACGAGATACGGGAAGGCGACCTCGGCGTCCGCGTACCACCCGCCGGCGCGCAGGTAGTCCACGTGCAGCCCGCCGGCCTGGCCCGGGCCCATCCTCCCCGCAGCCTCCGCGAACAGTGCCTTGGGGGCGCGGCCCAGCACGACGCTCCCCTGCAGCCGACCGCTCAGGGGGAGGCGCAGCCCGGCACGGGCCAGCAGCTCCGGCGGGAGGTTCTCGACCTCCGCCGCGGCCAGCAGCGTCCCGCCGCTGCCCATGGCCAGGCGCAGCTCGCCCTGCAGGCGGGCGTCTCCTGCCACCGCGGTGACGTCCCGCAGGACGAGGAGGTCGCCCAGGAGGGAAAGCCCCGCCGACTCCACGGCCACGGGCTGTCGGTTCACCGCGCCACGAGCCCTGATGATCGTCCCCTGAATCAGCGGAGCGGACCAGGAGCCGGTGATGCGCACGTCCGCGCCCGTGGTGCCCTCAAGGCGGACTCGCGCTGTGGGGAAGAGGAGGCGCTGCACCGCGGCCAGGTCCAGCCGCGGCGAGGTCACCACCAGGTCCAGCCGGCGGCCGAAGCGCAACGCCGCTTCCCCGCGTAGACGTAGCCACGACCCATCGACCTTAAGGCTCAGAGCGTCGGTAGCCACACGGTCGTTGTCCACACGGAGCAGGCCGGACATCCCGTACAGGCGGGTCCGCTGCGGCAGCAGCGTTGCCGCCCCGTCCACAAGGCGCACGCTGCCCCGGTAGTCCAGAGTACGCCTCCCTCCCCACGGCGCCCTCAGCAGGTGGAGTTGCGCGTCCGCTGCCCCCCCGGTGAAGACCAGGGCTGGCGTGCGCACGAGGTACGGCCCCCACTGTACCAGGGGGGCGCCCTCCGCCCGCAGGTCGGCGTCCAGCACGCCGCGGTCGAGGAGGTACCTCCCCTGCAAGGTGACCGGCGTGCGCCTGCCCGTGTGCAGGCTGACCAGAGCCGCCTCCAGCTCCACGGTCGGCGCCAGGCGGAAGTCTGCCCGGCCGCTGACCTGGACGAAACGCGCGCGGAACGGATACGGCGGCCCGGAGTGGTCGGTGAGAGTAACCCTCCCATCCCGCACGACGACCAGAGGCGCCAGGCCCGCGCCCTTCATGGCCGGGGCACCCGGCTGGGCTACCAGGTCCAGCACGTTCCACCGCCCGGCGGAGGAGATCTCCAGCCAGATCTCCGGACGGACCAGGGTGATGGTGGTGATGCTGCGCAGGACACCGCGGCGGCGCAGCAGGTCGCCCAGCAGGGCGGCGGGACGGAAGGAGACGACGATCTGCGCGGCCGTAATGATGGCACCCTCGGCCGTGGGCTCTCTGCGGCCGACGGTCACCCCTTCAAGGACCACGCCTCGCAGCGGGTCGCCGCGCAGGGCGCCGATCTGCACCGGCCGCTGGAACTGGCGCGCGGCCGCCGCCTGCACCGCCCGGCGGGCCTGCTCGTGCAGCCGCCCCGAAGTCGCGACGGCGTACAGGACGGCTCCGCCCGCGGTTAGGAGGACAACGGCCAGGACGAAGGATCGACGAAACATGGGCGGCTTGGCTCCACCAGACACTATGCCCTGCTGTCCTGAAAACGGAACTCTGCGCCCGCCTTTCAGAAAAACGGCCACCCGCGGGCGCCGGGTTCGGGCCGGCGCAGCACGAAGGGACGGAGGCGACCGCCCCCGTCCCTAGTGTCCGCAGGCTAACCTTCCCGCCCTCGCCGCCCGGGCGGGGCCGTGCCCGGGCGGCCCGCCGCCTCAGCGCACATGAATGGGGACCCGGAACTCCCCCTGGATCACCCAGTTGGTCCGGATCAACCGGCCGGCGAAGACGTCGAACTTAGTGAACTCCGCTCCGGTCGCCGGCAGGCCGAAGGGGACCAGGCGGATCAGGATCTGGTTGTTGGTCCCCAGGCTCTCAAAGATCTCCACCGCCTCCTCCAGGGTGTCCCCGGGGAAGGGGGGCTGCTCGGTGAGCAGGTCTCGTACGATCACGTCTTCCGGGCTGGTTCCAGTCAGGTCGATCCCCGCCGAGCTGACGAGGAGCACCGCCGGGCCCCGCGGGTAATTCCGCGGCACAGGGACCTCGATGACCCGAGAGACCTGCTGGTCCTGCTGGTAGGGGCGGACGGTGATCCGGACGCGGATGGTCCCTCCCGGGTCGACCTCCCGTGTCTCCGCCTCAACGTTGGTGATCTCCGCTGTCTCCCGCTTGCGGGAGAGGGTCATCTCCACCTTCAGGTCAAACGGGTCCAGGTCGGCGAAGGGATTGAAGAAGAGGAACTGGACTGCCGTGGAGATGTCCAGTACTGAGGCCAGGGCCACGTCCTGCTGGCTGTAGAAGATATTCTCCCGGGAGATGACTCCGGGCAGCCGCCTGGCGCGCACCGCCATCTTTACCCGGGCCGACCCCTCCCCCTGGACCTGGTCGCGTCCCCGCTCTGCGGCGACGAAGGCCACCAGGGGCGCGAAGAGGCGCACCAGATCGGCGCGGCGCACCACCTGGGCCGCCCGGCTCACCGTCTTTCCTGAGTCGGCGTCGTTGACGGTGACTCGGACGGTGAACATGCGGGGGAACTTCCCCACCAGGCCGCGGATGCCTGGCCCGCGGTCCTCGTCGATCTGCCCGACCAGCGGTCCCAGGTTGCCCTCCAGGAAGGGACGCTGCAGCGTCTGCACCACGGTGACGATCTCGGCGGTGGTCAGGCCGTAGGCCACCGACCCCAGGTTCTCCCAGGGGTGACCGCAGATGAGCAGCTTGCTCCCCACCCGCAGCGTCGTGGTGCAGATGCCGCCGAACTCCACGTCGCCCAGCACCTGGAGGATCCCCACCGGCGAGCCGGCGCGGATCTGCGCCGCCTCCCCGGCGGCCTGCCCTCCGCCATACTGCACCAGCGGCCGCTGGGCCAGCCGCTCGCCCATCACCTTCTGCAGGAGGGTGAAGGCGCGGGGGGTCAGGCCTCCGGCCAGGGTCACCGGCTGCGCCGGGAGGAAGGCCAGGGTGCCGGGCAGTGCCGCCGCCTGGCGGGCCTGGGCGGGAGTGCGGGCCACCACCACCCGGTGGACCGGCTTCCCGTCCACCACCAGCGGGGTGGTGGGGGAGAAGACGGTGGGCCAGGGAGCGGCTGCAGCCTGCGGCTGCTCCAGCAGCGGCAGCATGTACTCGATGGGGGTGCCCAGCCCCAGGTCCTTCCTGGTCTGGAAGAGATAGCTGGCGCTGTGGGCGCCCACCAGCTTCCCGTTGATGTACAAGGGGCTGCCGCTCATCCCCGCAGCGGTGCCGCCTGTCTGCTCCATCAGGGGGCCGTAGGTCCGGTAGAGAATCAGGTGCTTCACCGGGATGGCGCCGCCACCTCCCGCCAGCAGCGCCATTACCTCGAAGTTGAACTCCGCGATCTGCGGGCTCTTCACCGTGGTCCGGCCCACGCCCCGCATCCCCGGCTTGATCTCCGCCACCTTCATGATCGGGGGCAGCCCCTCCTGGGCGCTGCCCACCGCCGCCGGCGGCAGGAGGACCGCCAGGGCCAACCCGCATACCATGACCGCTCGCCACACACGTGTCACGTCCCTCTCTCCTCTCTCACTCCCCACGCTTCCGCGCCGGGTTGGAAAAAAATTCGGGAAGAGAGGACCTCTCCCCTACGCCGCGGACCTGTGCCCCTGGATGTCACACCACCGTCACCCCGGCGGGAAACTTTCTCACCTGGGCCGCAGGTGGGCGACCACCATCCCCCGTTCCCGGATCTGCTGCCCCGGGCGCACCAGCACCTCCACCACCGTGCCGTCAGCGGGCGCGCGGGCGGCAACCGCCCTGCCCACCAGGGCACGGACGTAGACCAGGGGGTCGCCGTCGCGCACCTCCTGTCCGGGCCGGACCAGGCCGTCCGCCAGCACCTCGCCCGTGAGGGTGGC
It contains:
- a CDS encoding BamA/TamA family outer membrane protein, with the translated sequence MAAVEVVGNRYIPTAQILAVVTIKVGDVPTPEQLRRDVQAIADLGWFADVSVRVETDPAGLRVVFLVVENPRVVAVVVQGNTVVATADIVRALDIPMGEVLNTKRARDGVRAVEKLYEERGYVLARVVDIGLDPADDGRLRVRLAEGRVEDVVFRGLTKTRPAVARRYVRLQRGDVFNVRQMNADLQRLFETGLFESVQARPQPGSTPEAAVIEIEVKEARTGELSFGAGYSTTEGLTGQIAYRERNWRGRAQTVALRAERGFSPTATQAAKFTFVLSFREPFLDPHQTSLDLNLYQTVATQTEVSGGATTARFDLERVGSLAEVMRPMDAHTTVSLRLRSERAAITPLPIDPSGTCPPDPCAPPAFFSPGRTVSVTVSGSRDLRDSRINPTRGSRQMLSLEFALPPLGSEFNFQKYFAEYVQYIPLGGESLIAGRVGAGLGSGAIPGQELFALGGPTTLRGFSGGQYRGTAMALANVEYRAPLGGIAPFFKDFTGIVFVDGGAAWGTALSTPGFVANYGVGVAFRSPLGVLRLDFAFGPAGTQTWLNLGHPF
- a CDS encoding sigma-70 family RNA polymerase sigma factor, producing MFEEYLRELQKVNLLRPDEEAGLWAQYRSGDAASRLRLIEAYQPLVFKLAMQLRPPQALLMDTIQEGTVGLIEAVERFDPGRGVRFSTFAAYRIRGRMLNAFARRTGELSLDQLLAEELVPGGALGDLEAELSLLRVEDRVLYEQIRAVVADLPGRERAILRAFLTRQDPRQVAGALRISLSHFYRLQKQAIARVRAALNPSAPRPETS
- a CDS encoding translocation/assembly module TamB domain-containing protein gives rise to the protein MFRRSFVLAVVLLTAGGAVLYAVATSGRLHEQARRAVQAAAARQFQRPVQIGALRGDPLRGVVLEGVTVGRREPTAEGAIITAAQIVVSFRPAALLGDLLRRRGVLRSITTITLVRPEIWLEISSAGRWNVLDLVAQPGAPAMKGAGLAPLVVVRDGRVTLTDHSGPPYPFRARFVQVSGRADFRLAPTVELEAALVSLHTGRRTPVTLQGRYLLDRGVLDADLRAEGAPLVQWGPYLVRTPALVFTGGAADAQLHLLRAPWGGRRTLDYRGSVRLVDGAATLLPQRTRLYGMSGLLRVDNDRVATDALSLKVDGSWLRLRGEAALRFGRRLDLVVTSPRLDLAAVQRLLFPTARVRLEGTTGADVRITGSWSAPLIQGTIIRARGAVNRQPVAVESAGLSLLGDLLVLRDVTAVAGDARLQGELRLAMGSGGTLLAAAEVENLPPELLARAGLRLPLSGRLQGSVVLGRAPKALFAEAAGRMGPGQAGGLHVDYLRAGGWYADAEVAFPYLVAGRGKTVLRAAGSVSRRGILDVDAAATGLDLREVARQIGAPPRLQATVEAAGRVTGTRSEPVFNGTVLSGPGTLASLEFDSAQGPLRVSRHALATPGLVLREGRGTYLVSGTVRWKDPSSVALTVQAEGIPAASLIRSAAVPLHLTGRLSGRLTVGGTVTRPLASGRVTLLEGSVQRQRVDEAAATFRWQGGALTLEALRARVGDSVLTARGTVDRTGALSLSFAVRDLDLKHLTALPAEVVQMAGHLDLQGRVEGTAADPAVVAAFSARDLVLNRQPFDRADGVVRWASGRLALEPVTLSQGEGTYTVRGILGLRPPVLDLHGEVSRGSLATLLSLGRLRAPVPLDGRLDGIVTVQGTRARPSAALQARLTRGRLGDQPIDEVDVGLSFRNDVVRVDRLRGRSGEGIFAARGQVVLHGDSQLEVGGTDLNLALLRPLLRPERPLAGTLTFTTQINGRWQDPEVGLSLDVRRGSVNGLRFDSLVANAFYRDGQLHVEQALLSQDGHRVKGVGVIPLGPGRGVLAERPMRFEVSLVQADLSILALLLPPVQESTGRLEGQVLLSGTPGRPVMSGGMTVRDGHIRLRGLNPPLEAVQAGISFSQDRLSLSSFTARLGEGRLEATGSVAIAHFRPDRVERLAVRARDARIEAPPFFTGAVDADLVLTGSLTGAQAPPELTGEVTVKRGDLDALGLLPAPGRQAASRGPDLRLRDLRLTSGEDLTVHLGRMRVELAPGDTLSVGGTLRQPSVTGRLTAQRGAVTVFGRTFTLREGEARFLPQLGMRPLISLDAETDLLLADGSTTKVFLEARQVFPEEIVDRVVLRSDPPHSREQIVGLLAGGAVAEPGADVQALLRAELGRALFGGVEAAIARALGLGEFTVQYDFARPLQLRVGRLLVRDLYLRLTTIFEQETRFVWSLEWRFLRNVMLAFSVDNAGRSGALLQYTLRF
- a CDS encoding SpoIVB peptidase S55 domain-containing protein — encoded protein: MTRVWRAVMVCGLALAVLLPPAAVGSAQEGLPPIMKVAEIKPGMRGVGRTTVKSPQIAEFNFEVMALLAGGGGAIPVKHLILYRTYGPLMEQTGGTAAGMSGSPLYINGKLVGAHSASYLFQTRKDLGLGTPIEYMLPLLEQPQAAAAPWPTVFSPTTPLVVDGKPVHRVVVARTPAQARQAAALPGTLAFLPAQPVTLAGGLTPRAFTLLQKVMGERLAQRPLVQYGGGQAAGEAAQIRAGSPVGILQVLGDVEFGGICTTTLRVGSKLLICGHPWENLGSVAYGLTTAEIVTVVQTLQRPFLEGNLGPLVGQIDEDRGPGIRGLVGKFPRMFTVRVTVNDADSGKTVSRAAQVVRRADLVRLFAPLVAFVAAERGRDQVQGEGSARVKMAVRARRLPGVISRENIFYSQQDVALASVLDISTAVQFLFFNPFADLDPFDLKVEMTLSRKRETAEITNVEAETREVDPGGTIRVRITVRPYQQDQQVSRVIEVPVPRNYPRGPAVLLVSSAGIDLTGTSPEDVIVRDLLTEQPPFPGDTLEEAVEIFESLGTNNQILIRLVPFGLPATGAEFTKFDVFAGRLIRTNWVIQGEFRVPIHVR